The following coding sequences lie in one bacterium genomic window:
- a CDS encoding bacteriohemerythrin: MPLITWTDELSVGVRQCDEEHKQLVAMINRLHAAMLEGKGKDVVGPVLRGLVLYVAVHFRNEERLLQTYGYPSLPAHQAEHRRLTAQVAAEQERFEKGQVALAVGLMDFLRDWLVKHIQGSDRLYGAYLNERGVH; this comes from the coding sequence ATGCCGTTGATCACGTGGACGGACGAGCTGAGCGTCGGAGTGCGGCAGTGCGACGAGGAGCACAAGCAACTCGTGGCGATGATCAACCGACTGCACGCGGCGATGCTCGAGGGGAAGGGGAAGGACGTCGTCGGGCCGGTGCTGCGCGGCCTCGTCCTCTACGTCGCGGTCCACTTCCGCAACGAGGAGCGGCTGCTTCAGACGTACGGCTACCCGTCGCTGCCGGCCCACCAGGCCGAGCACCGCCGGCTGACCGCGCAGGTCGCCGCCGAACAGGAGCGCTTCGAGAAGGGGCAGGTCGCGTTGGCGGTCGGGCTGATGGACTTCCTCCGCGACTGGCTGGTCAAGCACATCCAAGGCAGCGACCGCCTCTACGGCGCCTACCTCAACGAGCGCGGGGTGCACTGA